The following proteins come from a genomic window of Lachnoclostridium phytofermentans ISDg:
- a CDS encoding substrate-binding domain-containing protein — protein MKHKKIFLISASMLLTLSLAFFIYIRTLEKPKQYYMICIPKVLDDSSDFWSVLVEGAQMAAKEYEIKLEFMAPEKEEDYLVQNELIEEAIKRKPDVILLAAADYEKTYDAAKEIKDAGIKLIVIDSGMKQDIADITVATDNIQAGIRIGAVTKNLVRKSGKIGVISFVKNSKTAMDREEGLKIGLSDDSNKIEAIYYCDSNYDKAYDGTVELLTKYPDISVMVGLNQYSATGAARAIKDMSLEAKVKLVCIDSSMEQIQYLEEGIFEAMVVQKPFNIGYLGVEKALKLLKKEYVPKQLDSGCALITKDNMFIGMNQKLIFPFKEE, from the coding sequence GTGAAACATAAGAAGATATTTTTAATCAGTGCTAGTATGTTATTAACGTTAAGTCTTGCGTTCTTTATATACATAAGGACTTTAGAAAAGCCGAAACAATACTATATGATTTGCATTCCTAAAGTTTTAGATGATTCCAGTGATTTCTGGAGTGTCTTAGTGGAAGGCGCACAGATGGCAGCGAAAGAATATGAGATAAAATTAGAGTTTATGGCCCCTGAAAAAGAGGAAGACTATCTGGTACAGAATGAACTTATTGAAGAGGCGATTAAGAGAAAACCTGATGTAATATTATTGGCAGCAGCAGATTACGAAAAAACTTACGATGCTGCAAAAGAAATAAAGGATGCAGGGATTAAGCTTATTGTAATAGATTCTGGTATGAAACAAGATATTGCAGATATTACTGTCGCCACAGATAATATACAAGCAGGAATAAGAATAGGTGCAGTTACTAAAAATTTGGTTCGAAAGAGTGGTAAAATAGGAGTCATTAGCTTTGTGAAAAATTCGAAGACAGCAATGGATCGTGAAGAAGGACTTAAAATCGGACTGAGTGATGATAGCAATAAAATAGAAGCTATTTACTATTGTGATTCTAATTATGACAAAGCGTATGATGGTACCGTAGAACTGCTAACTAAGTATCCAGACATTAGCGTTATGGTTGGACTTAATCAATATTCAGCGACAGGAGCAGCAAGAGCAATAAAAGATATGTCATTGGAAGCAAAAGTTAAGTTAGTGTGTATTGATAGTTCAATGGAACAAATTCAATATTTAGAAGAAGGTATCTTTGAAGCAATGGTAGTACAGAAGCCATTTAATATTGGATATCTAGGTGTTGAAAAAGCGCTAAAGCTTCTAAAAAAAGAATATGTTCCAAAGCAATTAGATTCTGGCTGTGCTCTAATTACGAAAGATAATATGTTTATTGGAATGAATCAAAAGTTAATATTTCCATTTAAAGAAGAATAA
- a CDS encoding response regulator transcription factor, which yields MYRVLLVDDEDLARESISRCIKWSDLGLSLVGTCKNGKEAILFVTEHEVDIVLTDICMPYVDGMELSKFLYENHKDIKIVIFSGYHEFDYAKQAMKYKVIEYLLKPVTAQELSDVLINLTNELNKNQKEQQEITIMKQEYNKSLTLVKGQVLSDLMLEGNPNEQLKNDLQRLQIHIEDSNLRVASFMVTSFDSDEPKQSALILITIVKIIETTIKDYEDCIVFQGMDNGIYLIFHTSQKRNLEDKIHLILNDIKKNIEAAMSFHIQVGMGRWVHGIQNLSISFEEAKRALSYRYLDHNTYLWDIDMIKMVDKVGIYDHLEAFQTAIRGNDKEEIKKLLGQLQKEFYIGYLDKNRILLYLQRIILLTRKLLEEADMENNSQIPKEHDILEQISKAPYLEQAMKLLQNYLNEIACQLSIGKESNSEKLVAQAKAYLNKNFNNPDLSLSILCQELLISPSYFSSIYKASTGETFLETLNQIRLEQAKLLLRNTNLRNYEVALKVGFSDPHYFNIAFKKATKMTPKEFVKRND from the coding sequence ATGTATCGGGTTTTACTTGTGGATGATGAAGATTTAGCAAGAGAGTCAATTAGCCGTTGCATCAAGTGGTCTGATTTAGGACTATCATTGGTTGGAACATGTAAAAACGGTAAGGAAGCCATTCTGTTTGTCACGGAACATGAAGTGGATATTGTTCTGACTGATATCTGTATGCCATATGTAGATGGGATGGAATTAAGCAAATTCTTGTATGAGAATCACAAAGACATAAAGATTGTAATATTTAGTGGTTATCATGAATTTGATTATGCAAAACAAGCAATGAAGTATAAAGTAATCGAGTATTTATTAAAGCCCGTTACAGCGCAGGAGCTAAGTGATGTTTTGATAAATCTTACCAATGAATTAAATAAGAATCAGAAAGAACAACAAGAAATAACAATAATGAAACAAGAATACAATAAAAGTTTAACTTTGGTGAAAGGACAAGTATTATCCGATTTGATGCTTGAAGGAAACCCTAACGAACAGTTAAAAAATGATTTACAACGATTACAAATACATATCGAAGACTCTAATTTACGTGTCGCATCTTTTATGGTGACATCATTTGATAGTGATGAACCAAAACAAAGTGCTTTAATATTAATTACCATAGTAAAAATAATTGAAACAACGATTAAAGATTACGAAGACTGTATCGTTTTTCAAGGAATGGATAATGGTATATACCTAATCTTTCACACGTCACAAAAAAGAAATCTTGAGGATAAAATTCACTTAATTCTAAATGATATCAAAAAAAATATTGAAGCAGCTATGTCTTTTCATATTCAGGTTGGAATGGGTAGATGGGTGCATGGTATTCAAAACCTCTCAATCTCATTTGAAGAAGCAAAACGAGCTCTTTCCTATCGCTATTTAGATCACAATACTTATCTTTGGGATATAGATATGATTAAAATGGTGGATAAGGTAGGCATTTATGATCATCTTGAAGCTTTTCAGACTGCGATAAGAGGTAACGATAAAGAAGAAATCAAAAAATTACTGGGGCAATTGCAAAAAGAATTTTACATAGGTTATCTTGATAAAAACAGAATTTTGCTTTATTTACAAAGGATTATCTTGTTAACACGTAAGTTATTAGAAGAAGCAGATATGGAGAATAATAGTCAGATACCAAAGGAGCACGACATATTAGAGCAAATAAGTAAAGCACCTTACTTAGAGCAGGCAATGAAACTGTTACAAAACTATTTGAATGAAATAGCGTGCCAGCTAAGTATAGGGAAGGAAAGTAACAGCGAAAAATTAGTTGCACAAGCGAAGGCTTATTTGAACAAAAATTTTAACAACCCTGATTTAAGTTTATCTATTCTTTGTCAAGAACTATTAATCAGCCCATCGTATTTCAGCTCGATTTATAAAGCATCAACCGGAGAGACTTTTTTAGAGACCTTAAATCAAATACGCTTAGAGCAGGCAAAGCTATTGTTACGAAATACAAACCTTAGGAATTATGAAGTTGCGTTAAAGGTAGGATTTAGTGATCCTCATTACTTTAACATCGCTTTTAAAAAAGCAACGAAAATGACTCCAAAAGAGTTTGTTAAGAGAAATGATTGA
- a CDS encoding sugar ABC transporter ATP-binding protein: MKGINKAFSGVPALKDARLEVCTGEVHALMGENGAGKSTLMKILTGIYSKDSGAIIYEGKEIEFKNPREAKDAGITIVHQELNMMNHLTVAQNLFIGREDMKGSFINDNKMNEKALALFDKLNISINPKEIMGNLTVGKQQMVEIAKAISTDAKVIVFDEPTAALTEVEINELFKVIRDLKKKGIAIIYISHRMDEIKEITDRVTIMRDGEYVGTLISNECCKSDIINMMVGRVIYEDPKQFSNVEENAEVILSVKHLNAGKMVKDVSFDLRKGEILGISGLMGAGRTELARAIFGADKIDSGEIFIRGEKVTIKSPMDAVKYGIGYLSEDRKRYGIIVEKSVADNTVLATLEHYTKGIFLKNRKIREDSEKYIKLLNTKAPSVEAYVKNLSGGNQQKVVIAKWLIRNSDIIIFDEPTRGIDVGAKSEIYSLMNELIKEGKSIIMISSELTEILRMSDRIVVMCEGNKTGELSIEEASQENIMQYATLRD, from the coding sequence ATGAAGGGTATTAATAAAGCCTTTTCAGGAGTACCAGCTTTAAAAGATGCAAGATTAGAAGTCTGTACCGGAGAAGTACATGCACTTATGGGTGAAAACGGTGCTGGAAAATCGACATTGATGAAGATTCTAACTGGAATTTATAGCAAAGACTCAGGGGCGATAATCTATGAAGGGAAAGAAATAGAATTTAAAAATCCACGAGAAGCAAAAGATGCAGGTATTACAATTGTTCACCAAGAATTGAACATGATGAATCATTTGACCGTTGCTCAAAACCTATTCATTGGCAGAGAGGATATGAAAGGTTCTTTTATCAACGACAATAAAATGAATGAGAAAGCACTTGCATTGTTTGATAAATTAAATATTTCGATTAATCCCAAAGAAATTATGGGTAACCTAACGGTTGGAAAACAGCAGATGGTTGAAATTGCAAAAGCAATATCAACAGACGCTAAAGTCATTGTTTTTGATGAACCAACCGCTGCTTTAACGGAAGTAGAAATCAATGAATTATTTAAAGTGATTAGAGACTTAAAGAAAAAAGGAATTGCGATCATCTACATATCTCATCGTATGGATGAAATTAAAGAAATCACAGACCGCGTGACAATTATGCGTGATGGAGAATATGTTGGAACCTTAATTTCTAATGAATGTTGTAAATCAGACATAATTAATATGATGGTTGGACGTGTTATTTATGAAGATCCAAAACAGTTTAGTAATGTAGAAGAGAATGCCGAGGTTATTCTATCTGTGAAGCATTTGAATGCAGGTAAAATGGTGAAAGACGTTAGTTTTGATTTAAGAAAAGGAGAGATTCTTGGTATCTCAGGACTTATGGGTGCTGGAAGAACAGAGCTTGCAAGAGCAATCTTTGGAGCAGATAAGATTGATAGCGGTGAAATCTTTATCAGAGGTGAAAAAGTTACGATAAAGTCTCCTATGGATGCCGTAAAATATGGGATTGGTTACCTTTCTGAAGATAGAAAACGATACGGAATTATCGTGGAAAAGTCAGTTGCGGATAATACTGTGTTGGCTACCTTAGAGCATTATACAAAAGGAATTTTCTTAAAGAATAGGAAAATCCGAGAAGACTCTGAAAAATATATTAAACTACTAAATACAAAAGCTCCATCGGTGGAAGCCTATGTTAAGAATCTTTCTGGAGGAAATCAACAAAAGGTTGTTATTGCAAAATGGCTGATTAGAAACAGCGATATCATTATCTTTGATGAACCAACAAGAGGAATTGATGTTGGTGCGAAAAGTGAGATTTACTCCTTGATGAATGAGTTGATTAAAGAAGGAAAATCGATAATTATGATATCTTCAGAGCTTACTGAAATTCTTCGTATGAGTGATCGTATTGTTGTGATGTGTGAAGGTAATAAAACAGGTGAGCTATCCATTGAAGAAGCAAGTCAGGAAAATATCATGCAATATGCAACGCTTAGGGATTAA
- a CDS encoding sensor histidine kinase → MNFSFKTIRSKILVSFLILIIPMIMIAARISMTYTENSVVTNSMEYTSELINQMNSDVDSYIGYMENISQLALLDSDVHTFLNSDYEELDSRQFAKERVMNQFGTILDLRSDITNLAIIGTNGRYILNRGEDEINPYLDVKQKEWYKKAIAGNGKIYISSSHVQNIVNGKYQWVVSLSRAIKDKESDEMIGALLVDLNYNVINNLCKKINLGYKGYIFLLDEEGNIIYHPKQQLIYNGLINEKTLEVKECKESYFLTEGTDRKLYVISRSEKTGWTAVGVANVSELFLQREQTQRLYLISTVAILLIAMLLSILISRAITKPIKKLRDSMKEVEKGNFHEKVETSGSDEIANLGKSYNIMIQTVDELMEARVKDQEQKRKSELRALQAQINPHFLYNTLDSIVWMAEEGKNQEVVTMTASLAKLFRQSISNEAEEFTLRQEVDYVRNYLVIQKMRYKEQLNYDIQVPESILNYYVIKLILQPLVENALYHGVKYKDGVGTIFVDGYETESTVVLQVIDDGIGMDEEELSHLFEKRKSTHKTSRVAIRNIHNRIQLHYGKEFGLSFESKKGYGTKVMITLPKKMGL, encoded by the coding sequence ATGAATTTTTCATTTAAAACTATACGTTCAAAGATTTTAGTCTCATTTCTTATATTGATCATTCCAATGATTATGATAGCGGCTAGGATATCAATGACTTATACAGAAAACTCCGTTGTTACGAATTCAATGGAATATACATCAGAACTCATTAATCAAATGAACTCGGATGTTGATTCTTATATAGGTTACATGGAAAATATCTCTCAATTGGCATTGCTGGATTCCGATGTACATACTTTTTTAAATAGTGATTACGAGGAACTAGATAGTAGGCAGTTTGCAAAAGAGCGTGTAATGAATCAATTTGGAACAATTCTAGATTTAAGAAGTGATATAACAAATCTCGCAATTATTGGGACCAATGGCAGGTACATATTAAATCGAGGGGAGGATGAGATTAATCCCTACCTAGATGTAAAACAAAAAGAATGGTATAAAAAAGCAATCGCAGGTAATGGAAAGATTTATATATCCTCCTCTCATGTACAAAATATTGTCAATGGAAAATACCAATGGGTTGTTAGTTTAAGTAGAGCAATCAAAGACAAAGAAAGTGATGAAATGATCGGAGCTCTATTGGTTGATTTAAATTACAATGTTATTAATAATCTTTGCAAAAAAATTAATCTAGGTTATAAAGGTTATATCTTTTTGCTTGATGAAGAGGGTAATATTATTTATCATCCGAAACAACAACTAATCTATAATGGACTGATCAATGAAAAAACTTTAGAAGTAAAGGAATGTAAGGAAAGCTATTTCTTAACGGAGGGAACAGATAGAAAACTTTATGTGATTTCTAGGTCAGAGAAAACTGGATGGACAGCGGTTGGAGTTGCCAATGTATCAGAATTATTTTTGCAAAGAGAACAGACCCAGAGACTTTATCTCATCAGTACGGTGGCTATCCTTCTTATCGCTATGTTACTGTCTATATTGATTTCAAGAGCGATAACCAAACCAATAAAGAAATTAAGAGATTCGATGAAGGAAGTGGAAAAGGGAAATTTCCATGAGAAGGTAGAAACCTCTGGTAGTGATGAAATCGCAAACTTAGGTAAGTCGTATAACATTATGATTCAGACCGTTGATGAATTGATGGAAGCGAGGGTAAAAGATCAAGAGCAGAAAAGAAAAAGCGAACTTCGTGCTTTGCAGGCTCAGATAAATCCGCATTTCTTATATAATACCTTGGACTCCATTGTTTGGATGGCGGAAGAAGGCAAGAATCAAGAAGTGGTAACGATGACAGCTTCTTTAGCAAAACTATTTCGTCAAAGTATCAGTAATGAAGCAGAAGAATTTACACTTAGGCAAGAAGTTGACTATGTAAGGAATTATCTTGTCATTCAAAAAATGCGTTATAAAGAACAACTAAATTATGACATTCAAGTTCCGGAATCTATTCTAAACTATTATGTGATTAAATTAATTCTACAACCTTTAGTAGAAAACGCTTTATATCATGGTGTGAAGTATAAGGATGGGGTAGGAACAATCTTTGTTGATGGATATGAAACGGAAAGTACGGTGGTTCTTCAGGTTATCGACGATGGAATTGGGATGGATGAAGAGGAATTATCACATCTATTTGAAAAAAGAAAGTCTACACATAAAACTAGTCGCGTTGCGATACGGAATATCCATAATCGGATCCAGCTTCATTATGGTAAAGAGTTTGGTCTTAGTTTTGAGAGTAAAAAAGGCTACGGAACAAAAGTAATGATTACCCTTCCAAAAAAAATGGGTCTATAA
- a CDS encoding C40 family peptidase, giving the protein MLKTKQLLLKRLIVMFGLIFSLVCLSPKIVTWAASNSEPNVGVSTTKETPLNIRASASTSSANVSSLNPNTPIQVIGSSGDFYKVIYSTSGNVGYAHKSYINISSTKYGTVVTNGGTLNLRSSASTSSQILGNIPSQTVLPIISAEDGWYKVVWGKSVGYVSSTYFKSGTSSENSETSNSSSTSPTRNEIVEYAKTFLGIYYQWGGNYPQGSSYGLDCSHYTYQVFKKFGLMNSYMVSADQANYVKKITRSELKPGDLVFFKSKSSGNVVHVAIYIGDGQIIGANGGDSSVNSIETAKKKNAMVKIQSVDYDSREKIYGRIPGL; this is encoded by the coding sequence ATGTTAAAAACAAAGCAACTACTGTTAAAACGTTTGATCGTAATGTTTGGTCTTATATTTTCACTTGTTTGTCTTAGTCCTAAAATAGTAACTTGGGCAGCAAGTAATTCAGAACCAAACGTTGGAGTAAGTACCACAAAAGAGACACCACTGAATATCCGTGCATCTGCCAGTACTTCCTCTGCAAATGTTTCTTCCTTAAATCCCAATACTCCAATTCAAGTAATCGGAAGTTCTGGTGACTTCTATAAAGTAATCTATAGTACCAGTGGAAATGTTGGCTATGCACACAAATCATATATCAACATATCATCCACCAAATATGGAACTGTTGTTACCAATGGAGGAACCTTAAACTTACGTTCATCCGCTTCCACTTCTTCTCAGATACTCGGTAATATCCCAAGCCAAACTGTTTTACCAATTATCAGTGCAGAGGATGGATGGTACAAGGTTGTATGGGGTAAATCGGTTGGATATGTAAGTAGCACCTATTTTAAATCTGGTACTTCTTCAGAAAATTCAGAAACAAGTAACTCTTCTTCAACATCCCCTACCAGAAATGAGATTGTAGAATATGCAAAAACATTTCTAGGTATATACTATCAATGGGGAGGAAATTATCCGCAAGGAAGTAGTTACGGTTTAGACTGTTCTCATTATACTTATCAAGTATTTAAGAAGTTTGGTTTAATGAATTCCTATATGGTTTCTGCTGACCAAGCTAATTATGTAAAGAAAATTACACGAAGTGAATTAAAACCAGGAGATTTAGTATTTTTTAAATCCAAATCCAGTGGTAATGTAGTACATGTTGCAATCTATATTGGAGATGGACAAATCATAGGTGCTAATGGTGGAGATTCTAGCGTAAATTCAATAGAAACCGCAAAGAAAAAGAATGCAATGGTAAAGATTCAATCCGTTGATTATGATTCAAGAGAAAAAATATACGGTCGTATTCCAGGACTATAA
- the mscL gene encoding large conductance mechanosensitive channel protein MscL, protein MKKFLKEFREFALKGNVMNLAVGVIIGSAFQGIVTSLTDNILSPIIGLFTRQNFDSLQLNIFGITLRYGAFITALINFVIMAFVVFLLVKGMNRILSFDDKRKKVEVKPTEKDCPYCMTKININASRCPHCTSQLETIAINEEDIAR, encoded by the coding sequence ATGAAAAAATTTTTAAAAGAGTTCAGAGAATTCGCTTTAAAAGGTAATGTTATGAACCTAGCAGTCGGTGTTATTATCGGTAGTGCGTTTCAAGGAATCGTAACGTCTTTAACTGATAACATACTTTCACCAATCATTGGTTTATTTACTCGCCAAAACTTCGACTCATTACAGCTTAATATCTTTGGGATAACACTAAGATACGGTGCCTTTATAACTGCATTAATTAACTTTGTCATCATGGCTTTTGTAGTCTTCCTTTTAGTAAAAGGGATGAACAGAATACTATCCTTTGATGATAAGAGAAAAAAGGTTGAAGTAAAACCTACAGAGAAGGATTGCCCATATTGCATGACAAAGATAAATATTAATGCTTCTCGCTGCCCTCACTGTACATCACAGCTTGAAACAATTGCTATAAATGAAGAGGATATTGCAAGATAA
- a CDS encoding DEAD/DEAH box helicase has protein sequence MLDNKFTQYKLCEEIIQALSMLHYIEPTPIQEKVIPLALEGKDIIAKSKTGSGKTAAFAIPICESIVWEENLPQALVLEPTRELAYQVKDEIFNVGRMKRVKVPVVFGGFPFDKQALTLKQKSHIVVGTPGRVLDHCETGTLKCSNVKYVIIDEADLMLDMGFLDDVKRILSYLPENITIMLFSATMGEALYALTDEFMNSPVEVKLEDGTETVDSIEQLGCFVTEEDKYELFLRMLYKNNPTNAMIFCGTREMVEVLYYKLKKEKVWCGMLHGLIDQKQRIHTIDDFRTGGFRYLIATDVAARGVDFDDITHVINYDLPMSKETYVHRIGRTGRNGKSGKAISFIREEEKKMLSLIEKFTGTPIEIVTPPSEEEVREFLYKEKFNEAQQKKQERKKKKGDVFQKDIMKLTISGGRKSKLRTCEVVGTISGIEGVNGKEDIGVIDIRDSITYVEILNGKGNLVLNELPKRTMKGKCRKVSISN, from the coding sequence ATGTTAGATAATAAATTTACACAATACAAACTTTGTGAGGAGATTATTCAAGCATTATCTATGCTTCATTATATAGAACCAACTCCAATTCAAGAAAAAGTTATACCGCTCGCTTTAGAAGGAAAAGACATTATAGCAAAATCAAAAACAGGAAGTGGTAAGACAGCAGCTTTTGCCATACCAATCTGTGAATCAATCGTCTGGGAGGAGAATTTACCTCAAGCTCTTGTCTTGGAGCCAACTAGAGAATTAGCCTACCAGGTTAAGGATGAAATCTTTAACGTTGGACGCATGAAAAGAGTCAAGGTTCCAGTAGTATTTGGAGGATTTCCATTTGACAAGCAAGCACTTACCCTAAAGCAAAAATCTCACATTGTTGTAGGAACACCGGGAAGAGTGTTGGATCATTGTGAGACTGGAACGTTAAAATGCAGCAATGTGAAATATGTTATCATCGATGAAGCTGACCTTATGCTTGATATGGGATTCCTAGATGATGTTAAGCGAATACTTTCCTATTTACCAGAAAATATAACGATAATGCTATTTTCTGCAACCATGGGGGAAGCTTTATATGCATTGACTGATGAGTTTATGAATTCTCCGGTGGAAGTGAAGTTAGAAGATGGTACAGAGACCGTGGATAGTATTGAACAGTTAGGCTGTTTTGTAACAGAAGAGGATAAGTATGAATTATTCCTTCGTATGCTATATAAAAATAACCCAACGAACGCGATGATCTTTTGTGGTACCAGGGAAATGGTAGAGGTTTTATATTATAAACTTAAGAAAGAAAAAGTTTGGTGTGGTATGCTGCATGGGCTTATTGATCAAAAACAACGAATTCATACGATTGATGATTTCCGAACAGGTGGATTTCGTTATCTGATTGCTACGGATGTGGCAGCTAGGGGTGTTGATTTCGATGATATAACACACGTCATTAATTATGACTTACCTATGTCAAAAGAAACCTATGTTCATAGAATTGGACGAACTGGACGAAATGGAAAGAGTGGTAAGGCAATTAGTTTCATTCGTGAGGAAGAGAAGAAGATGCTTTCGTTAATTGAAAAGTTTACTGGAACTCCAATCGAAATCGTTACGCCTCCGTCAGAGGAAGAAGTTAGAGAGTTTTTATATAAAGAAAAATTTAACGAAGCTCAGCAAAAGAAACAAGAACGAAAAAAGAAAAAAGGTGATGTCTTTCAAAAAGATATCATGAAACTGACAATCAGCGGTGGTAGAAAATCAAAGCTTAGGACATGCGAGGTTGTCGGTACTATCAGTGGTATTGAAGGTGTGAATGGAAAAGAAGATATTGGTGTGATTGATATACGAGATAGTATTACCTATGTAGAAATTCTAAATGGGAAAGGGAATTTAGTCCTAAATGAACTTCCAAAGCGTACGATGAAGGGAAAATGTCGAAAAGTTAGTATAAGCAACTAA
- a CDS encoding ABC transporter permease, whose protein sequence is MNKLVNKIKSIGTQKVAALLALIVIYLFFFLMSPAFRSMSTLVSIFDSSYYIGFMAIGVTFVIVTGGIDLSIGTVLICSALTGGVLYEKGVPLWLCLIIIVLCGTFFGLCNGIMVAIMKLPAFIATLGTMMVTRGLGSIITKTKSITFPLRTSNDGWYKSIFRTGSTEHFPSGFPTGIILLLLFMIAMTIILTKTKPGRYILSLGSNKEATRLSGVNIVKWEILAYVISGTFAGIAGIAYAAINSTLMPGTGNGFELEAIAGVVIGGTSLAGGVGTVIGTIIGVFIMCVLKTGLPFIDLQPHYQLLITGIVLIIAVYLDVRNRKRKSS, encoded by the coding sequence ATGAATAAATTAGTTAACAAAATAAAGTCAATCGGAACACAGAAGGTTGCAGCGCTACTAGCATTAATCGTAATTTATCTATTTTTCTTTCTGATGAGTCCGGCATTTCGTTCCATGAGTACATTAGTCAGCATCTTTGACTCCTCTTATTATATAGGATTTATGGCAATTGGTGTGACTTTTGTTATTGTAACTGGTGGAATTGATTTGTCTATAGGTACAGTATTAATATGTTCTGCACTTACTGGAGGGGTACTTTATGAAAAAGGAGTTCCTTTATGGCTGTGTCTCATCATTATCGTTTTATGCGGTACATTCTTTGGATTATGTAATGGAATTATGGTTGCCATTATGAAACTTCCTGCATTTATAGCAACACTTGGAACCATGATGGTGACAAGAGGGTTAGGTTCTATTATAACAAAGACTAAGAGTATAACATTCCCACTTAGAACCTCTAACGATGGTTGGTATAAATCAATTTTTCGTACCGGATCCACAGAGCATTTTCCTTCTGGATTTCCAACAGGTATAATCTTATTACTGTTATTCATGATCGCAATGACTATTATCTTAACAAAAACAAAGCCAGGAAGATACATATTATCATTAGGAAGTAACAAGGAAGCAACAAGACTATCTGGTGTTAACATCGTGAAATGGGAGATTTTAGCTTACGTCATAAGTGGTACCTTTGCTGGAATTGCAGGAATTGCATATGCAGCAATCAACTCTACCTTAATGCCTGGAACAGGTAATGGTTTTGAGCTTGAAGCAATTGCAGGTGTTGTAATTGGTGGTACTTCTTTGGCAGGTGGAGTTGGTACTGTAATTGGTACAATCATCGGTGTATTCATTATGTGCGTATTGAAAACAGGACTTCCATTCATCGATTTACAACCACATTATCAATTATTGATAACCGGTATTGTATTAATTATTGCTGTTTACTTAGATGTTAGAAATCGTAAAAGAAAATCTAGTTAA
- a CDS encoding YciI family protein — protein MKYFIIEGNITNPELMNDDIMKEHMAYTQKAMDKGLVLMSGLKEDMSGGLTIMKSESLNEVEEYLSNEPLKMNGIQDYKVLEFSAHYFNPSASEWFQS, from the coding sequence ATGAAATATTTTATAATTGAAGGAAATATAACAAATCCAGAATTAATGAATGATGATATTATGAAAGAACATATGGCTTATACACAAAAAGCTATGGATAAAGGCTTAGTATTAATGTCTGGTCTTAAAGAAGATATGAGTGGTGGATTAACTATAATGAAAAGTGAATCTTTGAATGAAGTAGAGGAATATTTATCGAATGAACCTCTAAAAATGAATGGGATACAAGATTATAAAGTGCTTGAATTTTCTGCTCATTACTTTAATCCTTCAGCTAGTGAATGGTTTCAATCATAG